The region TGGCGCTTCAATATTTAATAAACAATTACGGTGAAAAAAATGATTCTTAAATTACTGATAATCGGACACATCATAGGAGATTTCTATGTTCAGACCGGCAAAACCGCAAATAAGAAAAAGAATAGTATCCCGGCCCTGGTGCTGCACTCTTTGAGCTATTCCTTTGTGTTATTTATTTGCGCAGTGATTCCCCTGACCAGGGATCAGGTGCCCGGACTGTTAGTTTTTTCTTTCGTTGCCGGCTTGTTTCATGGAGGGATTGATTTTTATAAGATAAGGATTGAAAAAAACAAAAGCCTGGATCCCGGTCAAAAGATCTGGTTGTTTTTCTTTGACCAGATGCTGCATACAGCTATTCTCATAATAGGATGGGGAATAGCCGGATTTACCGGCGGGGCGTATATCCATATGTTAGAAAAACGCTATGATGCAAAAATATTGGCTGACATTATTAATATGGCAATGGGAATTCTGATCTGCGGCCAACCGGCTTCCTTATTGATCAAGCTGGTCTTTGAGGCGGTGACAAAGGAGCGTGATACGGAAAATCCCAAAATCGGTACTTATATAGGAATATTGGAACGGGAAATTATATTTTTACTGGGAATGATCGGACAATACAGTACCATTGGATTTGTGCTGACGGCAAAGAGCGTGGCTCGTTTTAAACGATTGGAAGATCAGGCGTTTTCAGAAAAGTATTTGATAGGCACTTTATTGAGTGCATTCATTGCCATTGCCTGTGCTGTAGCAAACAGTTATTTTAAAATTTAATAACATCGATTCATAAGGTGGAAAGGGAAGAGACGGTGAGATCCGAAGAATTGGGGTCTCCGTCTCATTTTTATCGTTTTAACAGTGTCGTTCTTTACAAGTTTTTTCCCTCTTTCCTATCAAATAGAAAGATAATGATTATATTTTAGGAATACGGCGTTTATAGAAAAAATATGGTTAATACTGAGAAGGAGGTTCAATGTTGGAATTATATATGGGAAGCCTAATACAAATAAGCGTTTACAGCAGACAGCAGGGAACGGCGGTTTGCTGCAGGCGCTTTTAAAATCTGATAAATACAGGAAAAAATACTTATAAACAGCCTTGGTCTTACTGATTGCCGGATGGAAGGTTTTCCTTGGCTGTTTTTAGTGATAGTTGTAGAAATCTCCATATTGTGGTATGCTATAAAGGTATCATGTCCAGAATTTACCTGATTTCAAAACCTGTAGAATGGAGGCGGGCATATGGCGTTAATTTTTTGGCTGATAGCCGTTTCCTGCATTATTTATTATGTTGTGATCGTTTTTTATTCAGGCCTGACCACTTCCCTTTCCTTTATTTGGCTTATGTTCGCCGCCGTATGCATACTGCTGCCGTTGGGATGGGAAACCTATGTGAAGCATAAGGAAAAGATCCCTCTGTGGATTCCGGTGTCGGTGATCACCATGTGCTGTACCGGTATTCTGGTATTTATGGTGGTGGAGTTTCTTGTATTTACGGGAGTTGCTGCCCGGGATGCTTCCAATCTGGATTATGTCATCGTACTGGGAGCCAGGGTAAAGGAGACAGGAATCAGTAAGTCTTTGAAAAAGCGGCTGGATAAGGCCATTGAGTACGCCGATGAGAATCCGTCCGTGATATTAGTGCTTTCCGGCGGCCAGGGAGCGGATGAGCCTGTAAGCGAAGCCGCAGCCATGCGGGATTATCTTGTTTTTAACGGAGTCAATGAGGAACAGCTGATTTTAGAAACCCGGTCTACCAGTACCGTTGAGAATATTGCATACAGCCGTGTAGCCATTGAAGAAGATCAGGCGGAGAGGAAAGCACGCAGGCAAAATAATCCGATTTTCATGGAACCCGGAACTTTTGCGGAGGTGCCGGATAAGCCCATTAAGATCGGAGTTCTTACCAGTGATTTTCATGTGTACCGGGCACAGCAGATCGGGAAAAAATGGGGAATTCCGGATATCTACGGCATATCCTGCGGATCCGACCCTGTTCTTTTCGTACACTTTTGCGTCAGAGAATGCGCGGCCATATTAAAAGACAAATTAGTGGGCAACATGTAATTAATATCCACGTAAGCAACGAGCAGTACGAAACAGGCCATGAGAAGATTTTCGTCGTGCCTGCACATTAAAAATCTTCTCATGGCCTGTTTCATAGGGCGAATCCCTGTGAGCCGGCGAATTTTGCAAATTCACCGGATGCACTGGGGACTTACGTATAATAGAATGCAGGAGGAAGAATTACAGAATGAATCTATTTAAAAACCTTGCAGCCTATGAGGTTGTGGAAGAAAAAGCAATGAAAGAAATCAATGCATCGGGATGCGTGCTCCGACACAAAAAAAGTGGGGCAAGGATTTTTTGCATATCCTGCGATGATGAGAACAAGGTGTTTTCCATTGGATTCCGTACTCCGCCGTCAGACAGCACAGGAGTTGCCCATATTCTGGAGCACAGTGTACTCTGCGGGTCGGATCAGTTTCCGGTTAAAGATCCGTTTGTGGAGCTGGTGAAAGGCTCCCTTAACACCTTTTTAAATGCCATGACCTATCCTGATAAAACCGTATATCCGGTGGCAAGCTGCAATGATAAGGATTTTCAGAATTTAATGAACGTGTACCTGGATGCAGTGCTTCATCCCAATATTTATAAGGAACCAAAGATTTTTATGCAGGAAGGCTGGCATTATGAGCTGGAAAGCCTGGAGTCTGATCTGATATATAACGGAGTCGTATATAATGAGATGAAGGGGGCATTTTCATCCCCGGAGGAAGTGCTGGACCGTTATACCAGAAAAACCCTGTTCCCGGATAACTGCTACGGTCAGGAATCAGGGGGGGATCCTGCCTTTATACCGGATCTGACTTATGAGGACTTTCTGGCTTTCCATAAGAGATATTATCATCCTTCCAACAGCTATATTTACCTCTACGGAGATATGGATATGGCGGAAAAGCTGGTATGGCTTGATGAGAAGTATTTAAGCCAATACGATGAAACAGTCATTGAATCCAGGATTCCAAGGCAGAAGCCCTTTCTAAAACCGGTGGAAGCAGAGACCTTTTATTCCATCACCGAAGGACAATCCGAAGAAAATGCCACCTATCTTTCCATCAGTACGGCAGTGGGAACAGGGCTGGATCCCAAGCTTTATATAGCCTTTCAGATCCTGGAATACACCCTTTTGGATGCTCCGGGTGCTCCCTTAAAGCAGGCACTCATTGACGCAGGGATTGGGCAGGACATTTTAGGCGGATATGACAACGGTATTCTTCAGCCTTATTTCTCCGTCATTGCTAAAAATGCCAACAAGGAGCAGCGAGGGGAATTTCTTGCCGTTGTAAAAGGAACCTTAAGAAAGCTTGCGGATGAAGGAATCAATAAGAAGAGCCTGAAAGCCGGAATGAATTTTTACGAATTCCGTTACCGTGAGGCGGATTACGGTTCAGCGCCAAAGGGACTCATGTATGGACTTCAATGCATGGACAGCTGGCTGTATGACGGAGATCCTATTATGCATCTGGAATATCAGGATACCTTTGATTATCTGAAAAAAGTGGTGGATGACGGATATTTTGAACAGCTTATCAGGGAATACCTTCTGGATAATCCTTTTGAAGCCTTCTTAACCGTAAGCCCCAAAAAGAATTTATCGGCAATGGAAGAGGAGAAGGTAGCTAAAAAGCTGGCAGTCTATAAAGCCTCTCTCTCCCAGGAGGAGCTTCTCCATCTGGTGGAACAGACCAGGGCTTTAAGGGAATACCAGGAAACGCCCTCTCCCCAGGAGACCTTGGAAATGATCCCCATGCTTCGGAGAGAAGACATTACCAGAGAGCCGGAAGAGATCCTATGGGAGGAAAAATCAGCCCATGGCATTAAGGTGATCCATCATGAGATGTTTACCTCTGGTATCGGATACTTGAAAGTGCTTTTCGATACTTCTGCAGTTCCTTACGAGGATCTGCCATATGTGGGATTTTTAAA is a window of [Clostridium] saccharolyticum WM1 DNA encoding:
- a CDS encoding DUF3307 domain-containing protein; translation: MILKLLIIGHIIGDFYVQTGKTANKKKNSIPALVLHSLSYSFVLFICAVIPLTRDQVPGLLVFSFVAGLFHGGIDFYKIRIEKNKSLDPGQKIWLFFFDQMLHTAILIIGWGIAGFTGGAYIHMLEKRYDAKILADIINMAMGILICGQPASLLIKLVFEAVTKERDTENPKIGTYIGILEREIIFLLGMIGQYSTIGFVLTAKSVARFKRLEDQAFSEKYLIGTLLSAFIAIACAVANSYFKI
- a CDS encoding insulinase family protein, which translates into the protein MNLFKNLAAYEVVEEKAMKEINASGCVLRHKKSGARIFCISCDDENKVFSIGFRTPPSDSTGVAHILEHSVLCGSDQFPVKDPFVELVKGSLNTFLNAMTYPDKTVYPVASCNDKDFQNLMNVYLDAVLHPNIYKEPKIFMQEGWHYELESLESDLIYNGVVYNEMKGAFSSPEEVLDRYTRKTLFPDNCYGQESGGDPAFIPDLTYEDFLAFHKRYYHPSNSYIYLYGDMDMAEKLVWLDEKYLSQYDETVIESRIPRQKPFLKPVEAETFYSITEGQSEENATYLSISTAVGTGLDPKLYIAFQILEYTLLDAPGAPLKQALIDAGIGQDILGGYDNGILQPYFSVIAKNANKEQRGEFLAVVKGTLRKLADEGINKKSLKAGMNFYEFRYREADYGSAPKGLMYGLQCMDSWLYDGDPIMHLEYQDTFDYLKKVVDDGYFEQLIREYLLDNPFEAFLTVSPKKNLSAMEEEKVAKKLAVYKASLSQEELLHLVEQTRALREYQETPSPQETLEMIPMLRREDITREPEEILWEEKSAHGIKVIHHEMFTSGIGYLKVLFDTSAVPYEDLPYVGFLKSLLGYVNTENFTYGDLTSEIHLNSGGVSFSVTSYPDLKNKGEFKGFFVASARVLYEKVDFGFSILGEILTRSILDDEKRVGEIISETRSRARMKLEGSCHSAAVARATSYYSPTSSYNDLTGGIGYYEFLENLEKEYPSHKKEIIERLKAVMKKLFTGKNMLVSYTADEEGYGLLPEALKKLTDVLPEGEAKHYPFAFTAGNRNEGFYTASQVNYVARCGTFAGSGREYTGALKILKVILSYDYLWIHLRVKGGAYGCMSGFGRSGEGYFTSYRDPNVGETNRIYDGIVEYLKNFQSSDRDMTKYVIGTISDMDVPYPPSTKGNRGLSAYLSGVDREMMEKEREEVLTATQEDIRSLAPLVKAVLDTGSLCVIGNEERMSADKELFGETKNLFHS
- a CDS encoding YdcF family protein; this encodes MALIFWLIAVSCIIYYVVIVFYSGLTTSLSFIWLMFAAVCILLPLGWETYVKHKEKIPLWIPVSVITMCCTGILVFMVVEFLVFTGVAARDASNLDYVIVLGARVKETGISKSLKKRLDKAIEYADENPSVILVLSGGQGADEPVSEAAAMRDYLVFNGVNEEQLILETRSTSTVENIAYSRVAIEEDQAERKARRQNNPIFMEPGTFAEVPDKPIKIGVLTSDFHVYRAQQIGKKWGIPDIYGISCGSDPVLFVHFCVRECAAILKDKLVGNM